One genomic segment of Streptomyces liangshanensis includes these proteins:
- a CDS encoding GNAT family N-acetyltransferase has product MVDIRVRLVQRVSGGLAYMRAGVHVSEVFIRRLSRWQAEQQREDVADVYVEAYHRVHGEEFHDRQEFLRAFAEDVQRTGFDMVVASGGGKPAAHAYGFLLDRDGEWWRGLDDGVPWDVEELTVSGQVFGLAELMVLPAFRRSGVATRMVEQLLLRTDAALVTMRIDPANEAAVGALRSWGWTRLGVARSAASEAVPSVGVGVGASGTGAGAGVGGGTDVWCRALTP; this is encoded by the coding sequence GTGGTGGACATTCGCGTGCGCCTCGTACAGCGGGTGTCCGGCGGGCTGGCGTACATGCGGGCGGGAGTGCACGTGTCAGAGGTGTTCATCCGGCGCCTTAGCCGGTGGCAGGCGGAGCAGCAGCGCGAGGACGTGGCGGATGTGTACGTCGAGGCGTACCACCGGGTCCACGGTGAGGAGTTCCACGACCGGCAGGAGTTCCTGCGGGCGTTCGCGGAGGACGTGCAGCGGACCGGGTTCGACATGGTGGTCGCGAGCGGTGGGGGGAAGCCGGCGGCGCACGCGTACGGGTTCCTGCTCGATCGGGACGGCGAGTGGTGGCGCGGGCTGGACGACGGGGTGCCGTGGGACGTCGAGGAACTCACCGTGTCCGGGCAGGTGTTCGGGCTCGCCGAGTTGATGGTCCTGCCCGCGTTCCGGCGGAGTGGGGTGGCTACGCGGATGGTTGAGCAGTTGCTGCTGCGGACGGACGCGGCGCTGGTGACGATGCGGATCGATCCGGCGAACGAGGCCGCGGTGGGTGCGTTGCGGTCCTGGGGGTGGACGCGGCTCGGGGTCGCGCGTTCGGCGGCCAGCGAGGCGGTTCCCTCGGTGGGTGTGGGTGTGGGGGCGTCGGGAACGGGGGCGGGTGCGGGTGTGGGGGGCGGTACGGATGTGTGGTGTCGGGCTCTGACTCCTTGA
- a CDS encoding polymorphic toxin-type HINT domain-containing protein, which yields MPTVGLALLVGLLPAQALAIPPSPDKIGREDLVLEQLDQEQPVPGKVLRKDLDSLKADVPKDLGAAPAGTTTVPLKDSGKINFDAVPKSASARVNGVTAAAATAPVEDLPVSLGQAAGQAAPTGTWQVDVDGRTETVARGVDGAVVTLRAPADAVPVSVRFDYKKFKNLYGADWASRLRFVQFPPCYLTTPDVEECQAYDEVETVNDTATGTVTATVDASADVTATTASSSASSSSTSRQQGATVLRAGYRTQAAAAGGTAVLGVTDSGSGEGGSFKASPLASSGKWSAGGSSGSFAWSYPLAVPPTPAGPSPNVSFEYDSQEVDGRTAVSSPQASWIGEGWNYEPGHIERRYRSCKDDSKTLKAGTPNNTAKKNKTSDLCWVSYNAVMSLNGRTTELVRVGSTDTYRPQNDDGTRVELRTGATNDDNNGEHWVVTTPDGTTYYYGLNAVGGGHANTASVSTVPVYGNHPEEPCHEAGFADSRCGAGKQQAWQWGMDKVVDVHGNAMVVNWKQETNYYAVNKKFKAPENYDRAAYPVSIEYGMRTADLTKPSATVEFKVEQRRLATGTACDPANFAKTDDPGAYRPWWDSPGNLNCKSTSKLCPPFPSFWTQLRLDSVTTKAARPGQTGLGKVDTYTLHQSFPADWYDTSPSLWLNSLTRTGFAPGDTKGTVQSADGVSFSHYTVGSASPLRARLKDRQLRNLVPSGTSDKRPGFTRPRIGVVSTENGGDIEVEYTGGCATEPTTDKGKANGTCYPVRWSPDGDEKTPAKAWFNKYVVDSVTETDKVTTHSRPVVTSYKYTSPAWDKSDDEFSRPSLRTYSIWRGYRQVATTKGGSTAKEEDPDPASYSVTRYFQGTGGAVKDSTGAVVLLADDATQFAGMAAESLTYKEAGGRLLKRALTFPESKQTASRGREAEDGTDLDPLLAQRTWVGRTDAVQTVGNSWQTVRTATTMEETYGLPIEMEMSVVKPNGTGETVSNQVCVRTSYVHNKTAWIIGKTKESRSTATPCSKFDTADPETQLLSSVRTSYDNQAWGEEPVKGLETLVAEINGKGTSHSITTTSTYDDLGRVKKVTRPLTGSTETVYTPADGGPVTAVKTINAKLHESTTTYDPGRGLPLTATDSNGRVTRNEYDALGRLVRGWSPSRSSGGKSPDAEIVYQTAVATPAETKPAAVTVKTLKDDGGYASQVTLYDGLSREVQTQSEAHGAGRIITDTKYNDHGLVQEQTSGYLAKGNPETKLFARISETLVPSKTRTQYDGQERVVHAMRYHGSTYQNEIRSTYDDTTVTVDPPGSTTATTKSSTDALGRVTSITHYTTAAGANGAGRTTDYSYDARGNRTKVIDPAGNVWSYLYDVRGRQMQATDPDTGDTLTEYDDADRAVKTTDTLGKTVFTEYDELDRPVAVREGSVDAEPIKKFTYDMAGALGLPVATIRHDASGDYVNRVTGYDTDYQVTGSETVIPANTMTAGLSGTYAYSYAYTPTGKPLSVTLPAKGGLAGEKVVTRYNSDGLAESTSGANWYTSDVTYSPYGEPLRAVSGSQPSRVWTTNFVDQHTGSLQRTLTNTETVGKTPVADSTYAYDAAGIVTANASKISNGTSATWDNQCYTYDALGELVHAWTSNITPNDSGTGCRSSGNVNWGPRSDGAPSSGPVADAASTAVDGTNPSAALTSSLAAAAPAAGTVSTTATSATAYRQSFTFDRLGNRATLTEHNTADATKNVTLTYSYGRQVAGKGLVQPHTLSAIASTTAGQGSSYTNNDAGNTTDRDLPGNTQDLDWSTENKLRTITVNGVRTTYIYDAAGNRILENSPTGSTLYLGETELTTDSTGKITRASRSYGQAGAPTVVRTATNGATTGHKLNVLITDQLGTANTSVELGGTQPVTRRAFKPYGEARGPKPTTWPNKRSYLGVGIDDTATGLTHMGAREYDQAAGRFLSADPVIDLADPLQMNGYAYSNNSPISGSDPSGLYCDSCNWDTPQGNKDGKTKPDGSHPGNTSPNTPTTPKPALIKDVGNGPAPLLPLKTAKKWMSKGYPSRNQIARTVGPYKSLLSKELELELYYREQCMASGPNDFCLEARKFYDGYKHVEGLDLGPKCPICENPGLDIILSSRVGGKGAPRAISCTKCFLAGTDVLMADGKTKNIEDVKLGDKVMARDPETGESGPRAVTRLIVTEGDKHFNTLSIATPDGIKKLTATHEHPFWSPSEGRWVEARDLRPGATLLTDHSKTVIVTANHPFTKRARTYNFTVDDLHTYYVLAGETPVLVHNSECFTKISRQKQDQHVAGTKEYEERLAQGTPTSVFASRSEADAYARYAWEHGSPVPGRPNIRQYNFGKPVGRSPIPRDGSAPGWQTSVRAHIDGKGRVHGHPVGPVYRD from the coding sequence GTGCCCACCGTGGGCCTCGCCCTGCTGGTGGGGCTGCTGCCCGCGCAGGCACTGGCGATCCCGCCCAGCCCTGACAAGATCGGTCGCGAGGATCTGGTCCTGGAGCAACTCGACCAGGAGCAGCCCGTACCGGGCAAGGTCCTCCGCAAGGACCTGGACAGCCTGAAGGCCGACGTGCCCAAGGACCTCGGCGCGGCGCCGGCGGGCACGACCACGGTCCCGCTGAAGGACTCCGGGAAGATCAACTTCGATGCCGTCCCGAAGTCCGCGTCCGCGCGTGTCAACGGTGTGACGGCGGCCGCCGCCACCGCTCCCGTCGAGGACCTCCCGGTCAGCCTCGGGCAGGCGGCCGGCCAGGCCGCGCCCACCGGCACGTGGCAGGTCGACGTGGACGGCCGGACGGAGACAGTGGCCCGTGGCGTGGACGGGGCGGTGGTGACGCTGCGCGCCCCGGCCGACGCGGTGCCGGTGTCCGTGCGGTTCGACTACAAGAAGTTCAAGAATCTGTACGGCGCGGACTGGGCCTCCCGTCTGCGCTTCGTGCAGTTCCCCCCGTGCTACCTGACCACTCCGGACGTCGAGGAGTGCCAGGCGTACGACGAGGTGGAGACGGTCAACGACACCGCCACCGGCACGGTGACCGCGACGGTGGACGCGTCCGCCGACGTCACGGCCACGACCGCGTCCTCCTCGGCGTCCTCCTCTTCCACGAGCCGTCAGCAGGGGGCAACCGTCCTGCGGGCCGGCTACCGCACCCAGGCGGCGGCCGCGGGCGGCACCGCCGTGCTCGGCGTCACCGACTCCGGCTCAGGAGAAGGCGGTTCGTTCAAGGCGAGCCCGCTGGCGTCCAGCGGGAAATGGTCGGCCGGCGGTTCGTCCGGCTCCTTCGCCTGGTCGTATCCGCTGGCGGTTCCCCCGACGCCCGCGGGTCCGTCTCCCAACGTCTCCTTCGAGTACGACTCGCAGGAGGTGGACGGCAGGACGGCCGTCTCCTCGCCGCAGGCGTCGTGGATCGGCGAGGGCTGGAACTACGAGCCCGGTCACATCGAGCGCCGCTACCGCTCCTGCAAGGACGACTCCAAGACGCTCAAGGCGGGCACGCCCAACAACACCGCCAAGAAGAACAAGACGTCCGACCTGTGCTGGGTGTCGTACAACGCGGTGATGTCGCTGAACGGCCGCACCACCGAACTGGTCCGGGTGGGCAGCACCGACACGTACCGCCCGCAGAACGACGACGGCACCCGCGTCGAGCTGAGGACCGGCGCCACCAACGACGACAACAACGGCGAGCACTGGGTGGTCACCACCCCGGACGGCACGACGTACTACTACGGCCTGAACGCGGTCGGCGGCGGTCACGCGAACACCGCTTCGGTGTCCACCGTCCCCGTCTACGGCAATCACCCCGAGGAGCCCTGCCACGAGGCCGGCTTCGCCGACTCCCGCTGTGGGGCCGGGAAGCAGCAGGCCTGGCAGTGGGGCATGGACAAGGTCGTCGACGTCCACGGCAACGCCATGGTCGTCAACTGGAAGCAGGAGACCAACTACTACGCGGTCAACAAGAAGTTCAAGGCGCCCGAGAACTACGACCGGGCCGCGTACCCCGTATCCATCGAGTACGGGATGCGTACCGCCGACCTGACCAAGCCGTCGGCGACCGTCGAGTTCAAGGTCGAGCAGCGCCGCCTCGCGACGGGGACCGCCTGCGACCCGGCGAACTTCGCCAAGACCGACGACCCCGGTGCGTACCGCCCCTGGTGGGACTCCCCGGGCAACCTCAACTGCAAGTCCACCTCCAAGCTGTGCCCTCCGTTCCCCTCCTTCTGGACCCAGCTCCGCCTGGACTCGGTGACGACGAAGGCCGCCCGCCCGGGGCAGACCGGACTGGGCAAGGTGGACACGTACACCCTTCACCAGTCCTTTCCCGCCGACTGGTACGACACCTCTCCCAGCCTGTGGCTCAACTCCCTGACCCGTACCGGCTTCGCGCCGGGCGACACCAAGGGAACGGTCCAGTCCGCGGACGGAGTCAGCTTCAGCCACTACACGGTCGGCAGCGCCTCACCGCTGAGGGCGCGGCTGAAGGACCGTCAGCTGCGCAACCTGGTGCCCTCCGGGACGAGTGACAAGCGCCCCGGCTTCACCCGCCCGCGCATCGGCGTCGTCTCCACCGAGAACGGCGGCGACATCGAGGTCGAGTACACCGGCGGCTGCGCCACCGAACCCACCACCGACAAGGGCAAGGCCAACGGCACCTGCTACCCGGTGCGTTGGTCTCCCGACGGGGACGAGAAGACGCCCGCCAAGGCCTGGTTCAACAAGTACGTCGTGGACTCGGTCACCGAGACCGACAAGGTCACGACGCACTCGCGGCCGGTGGTGACCTCGTACAAGTACACCTCACCGGCCTGGGACAAGAGCGACGACGAGTTCAGCCGCCCCTCCCTGCGCACGTACAGCATCTGGCGCGGCTACCGCCAGGTCGCCACCACCAAGGGTGGCTCCACGGCCAAGGAGGAGGACCCGGATCCGGCGTCGTACTCCGTCACCCGTTACTTCCAGGGCACGGGCGGAGCCGTCAAGGACTCCACCGGCGCGGTCGTACTGCTCGCGGACGACGCGACACAGTTCGCGGGCATGGCGGCGGAGAGCCTCACGTACAAGGAGGCCGGCGGCCGTCTGCTCAAGCGCGCCCTGACCTTCCCCGAGTCGAAGCAGACCGCCTCCCGTGGCCGGGAGGCGGAGGACGGCACGGACCTGGACCCGCTGCTCGCCCAGCGCACCTGGGTGGGGCGGACGGACGCCGTCCAGACCGTCGGCAACAGCTGGCAGACGGTCAGGACCGCGACCACGATGGAGGAGACCTACGGTCTGCCCATCGAGATGGAGATGTCGGTCGTCAAGCCCAACGGCACCGGCGAGACCGTGAGCAACCAGGTCTGCGTACGGACGTCCTACGTCCACAACAAGACCGCCTGGATCATCGGGAAGACCAAGGAGTCGCGCTCCACGGCGACCCCCTGCTCGAAGTTCGACACCGCTGATCCGGAGACCCAGCTGCTCAGCTCCGTGCGGACCTCGTACGACAACCAGGCGTGGGGCGAGGAACCCGTCAAGGGTCTGGAGACCCTCGTGGCGGAGATCAACGGCAAGGGCACGTCCCACTCCATCACCACCACCAGCACCTACGACGACCTGGGCCGGGTCAAGAAGGTCACCAGGCCTCTGACCGGTTCGACCGAGACCGTGTACACCCCGGCCGACGGTGGTCCCGTCACCGCGGTCAAGACCATCAACGCCAAACTGCACGAGTCCACCACGACGTACGATCCCGGCCGCGGCCTGCCGTTGACCGCCACCGACTCCAACGGCCGCGTCACCCGCAACGAGTACGACGCGCTCGGGCGCCTGGTCAGGGGCTGGTCCCCGTCCCGCTCGTCGGGCGGCAAGTCGCCGGACGCCGAGATCGTCTACCAGACCGCCGTCGCGACACCCGCCGAGACCAAGCCGGCCGCCGTCACGGTCAAGACCCTCAAGGACGACGGCGGATACGCCAGTCAGGTCACCCTCTACGACGGTCTGTCGCGTGAGGTGCAGACCCAGAGCGAGGCGCACGGCGCCGGCCGGATCATCACCGACACCAAGTACAACGACCACGGGCTGGTCCAGGAGCAGACCAGCGGCTACCTGGCGAAGGGCAACCCGGAGACCAAGCTGTTCGCCCGGATCTCGGAAACCCTGGTACCGAGCAAGACGCGCACCCAGTACGACGGCCAGGAGCGCGTGGTTCACGCCATGCGCTACCACGGCAGCACGTACCAGAACGAGATCAGAAGCACCTACGACGACACCACCGTCACCGTCGACCCCCCGGGATCGACCACCGCCACCACCAAGAGCTCGACCGACGCGCTCGGCCGGGTCACCTCCATCACGCACTACACCACCGCCGCCGGGGCGAACGGCGCCGGCCGCACCACCGACTACTCCTACGACGCGCGGGGCAATCGCACCAAGGTCATCGACCCGGCCGGCAACGTCTGGTCGTACCTGTACGACGTCCGCGGCCGCCAGATGCAGGCGACGGATCCGGACACGGGCGACACCCTGACCGAGTACGACGACGCCGACCGCGCGGTGAAGACCACCGACACCCTCGGCAAGACCGTCTTCACCGAGTACGACGAGCTGGACCGGCCCGTCGCCGTCCGCGAGGGATCGGTCGACGCGGAACCGATCAAGAAGTTCACGTACGACATGGCGGGCGCGCTCGGCCTGCCCGTCGCCACGATCCGGCATGACGCGTCCGGCGACTACGTCAACCGCGTGACCGGCTACGACACCGACTACCAGGTCACCGGCAGCGAGACGGTGATACCCGCCAACACGATGACGGCCGGCCTGTCGGGTACGTACGCCTACTCGTACGCCTACACCCCGACCGGGAAGCCCCTGTCGGTCACGCTCCCGGCGAAGGGCGGCCTGGCGGGCGAGAAGGTCGTCACCCGCTACAACTCCGACGGCCTGGCCGAGTCCACGTCCGGCGCCAACTGGTACACGTCCGACGTCACTTACTCCCCGTACGGTGAGCCTCTGCGCGCGGTCAGCGGATCGCAGCCCTCGCGGGTCTGGACGACCAACTTCGTCGACCAGCACACGGGAAGTCTCCAGCGCACCCTCACCAACACGGAGACGGTCGGCAAGACGCCGGTCGCGGACAGCACGTACGCGTACGACGCCGCGGGCATCGTCACCGCCAACGCCAGCAAGATCAGCAACGGGACCAGTGCGACCTGGGACAACCAGTGCTACACGTACGACGCGCTGGGTGAACTGGTCCATGCCTGGACCTCCAACATCACCCCGAACGACTCGGGGACGGGCTGTCGTTCGTCGGGCAACGTCAACTGGGGTCCCAGGTCCGACGGTGCCCCGAGCAGCGGACCGGTCGCGGACGCCGCCTCGACGGCCGTCGACGGGACCAACCCCAGCGCCGCGCTGACGTCGTCACTGGCCGCGGCGGCGCCCGCCGCCGGCACGGTCTCCACGACGGCCACCAGCGCCACCGCGTACCGCCAGTCCTTCACCTTCGACCGGCTCGGCAACCGAGCCACCCTGACCGAGCACAACACGGCCGACGCGACGAAGAACGTCACCCTCACGTACTCCTACGGCCGCCAGGTGGCCGGCAAGGGCCTCGTCCAGCCGCACACCCTCTCCGCGATCGCCTCCACGACCGCGGGGCAGGGCAGCTCGTACACGAACAACGACGCGGGCAACACGACCGATCGCGACCTCCCGGGCAACACCCAGGACCTGGACTGGAGCACCGAGAACAAGCTCCGGACCATCACGGTGAACGGCGTCAGGACGACGTACATCTACGACGCCGCCGGGAACCGCATCCTGGAGAACTCGCCTACCGGGTCCACCCTGTACCTGGGCGAGACGGAGCTGACGACCGACTCCACCGGCAAGATCACCCGCGCGTCGCGCTCCTACGGCCAGGCGGGCGCGCCCACGGTGGTCCGGACGGCCACGAACGGCGCGACCACGGGCCACAAGCTCAACGTCCTGATCACCGACCAGCTGGGCACGGCCAACACGTCCGTCGAGCTGGGCGGCACCCAGCCGGTGACCCGGCGCGCCTTCAAGCCGTACGGAGAGGCCCGCGGCCCGAAGCCCACGACGTGGCCGAACAAGCGCAGCTACCTGGGCGTCGGCATCGACGACACCGCGACGGGCCTGACCCACATGGGCGCCCGCGAGTACGACCAGGCGGCGGGCCGCTTCCTCTCGGCGGACCCGGTGATCGACCTCGCGGACCCGCTCCAGATGAACGGCTACGCGTACAGCAACAACAGCCCGATATCCGGTTCCGACCCGTCCGGCCTCTACTGCGACAGCTGCAACTGGGACACTCCGCAGGGCAACAAGGACGGAAAGACCAAGCCAGACGGTTCCCACCCGGGAAATACCTCCCCGAATACCCCGACCACCCCGAAGCCTGCCCTCATCAAGGACGTTGGCAACGGGCCGGCTCCGCTCCTCCCGCTGAAGACGGCGAAGAAGTGGATGTCCAAGGGGTACCCGTCGCGTAACCAGATCGCCAGGACTGTTGGTCCGTACAAGTCGCTGCTGAGTAAAGAGCTGGAGCTTGAACTCTATTACCGTGAGCAGTGCATGGCTTCGGGTCCCAATGATTTCTGCCTGGAAGCCCGTAAATTCTACGACGGCTATAAGCATGTGGAGGGGCTCGATCTTGGTCCCAAGTGCCCCATTTGCGAGAATCCCGGCCTCGATATCATCTTGAGTAGCCGCGTGGGTGGCAAGGGTGCCCCCCGGGCTATCAGCTGCACCAAATGTTTTCTCGCCGGCACCGATGTCCTCATGGCCGACGGCAAGACCAAGAACATCGAAGACGTCAAGCTCGGTGACAAGGTGATGGCCAGGGATCCGGAGACTGGTGAGTCCGGACCCAGAGCCGTGACGCGGCTGATCGTCACCGAAGGGGACAAACACTTCAACACCCTGTCCATTGCGACACCGGACGGGATCAAGAAGCTCACGGCGACTCACGAGCACCCCTTCTGGTCACCCTCCGAGGGTCGATGGGTTGAGGCACGAGATCTCCGGCCCGGGGCAACCCTCCTCACGGATCACAGCAAGACGGTAATCGTCACAGCTAACCATCCGTTCACGAAGCGTGCCCGGACGTACAACTTCACGGTGGATGACCTCCACACGTACTATGTGCTGGCGGGGGAGACGCCGGTCCTGGTTCACAACAGCGAGTGCTTCACCAAGATTTCTCGGCAGAAGCAAGATCAGCACGTTGCGGGAACCAAGGAATATGAGGAGCGGCTTGCCCAAGGTACGCCGACGTCCGTTTTCGCATCCCGCAGTGAAGCCGATGCGTATGCTCGTTACGCATGGGAGCACGGATCCCCGGTGCCCGGTCGTCCGAATATTCGCCAGTATAATTTTGGCAAACCAGTGGGGAGGAGTCCCATACCGCGCGACGGATCGGCTCCTGGTTGGCAGACCAGCGTACGAGCTCATATTGATGGAAAGGGTCGCGTGCACGGGCACCCGGTCGGCCCCGTCTATCGAGACTAG